One genomic segment of Clostridium estertheticum subsp. estertheticum includes these proteins:
- a CDS encoding alanine dehydrogenase, producing the protein MKTISFPRMHKEKNEKRDFLPSLIGILKKENVQVFLEEGYGLALGYTNEDYLKENKTIQFVSNKECYEKDIVVVLRSPEFKQIDYMREGSILLSMLHYPTRATRVEKLKERGIFAVSMDSIRNDFLERIVVDYEGTSGNGINVAFTELAKSYKSENICAKKPIIVSIMGMGRVGLTAAKMAGKYGNNKESEAILKEKSKGVLVNMLPRNITDDKKQMIKILAKTDILVDATTRNDATKYIVTNELIGYLKDHSIILDLTSDPYLTDVFPFQVKAVEGIPHGTLDKIVMYPNDIEYSDVPKCIEVINQRTVVSCNAWPGVKPKGNMDLYGKQLIYIIQNLIGYSSSDFNLNNNDYFNRAIYRGTIECFEESLNGYENEVSEIVM; encoded by the coding sequence TTGAAAACTATAAGTTTTCCAAGAATGCATAAAGAAAAAAATGAGAAAAGAGATTTTTTACCATCATTGATTGGTATACTTAAAAAAGAAAATGTGCAAGTATTTCTGGAAGAGGGATATGGTCTAGCATTAGGTTATACAAATGAAGATTATTTAAAGGAAAATAAAACAATACAATTTGTATCTAATAAGGAATGTTATGAAAAAGATATCGTTGTAGTTTTAAGGTCGCCAGAGTTTAAGCAAATCGACTATATGAGAGAAGGCAGTATTTTGCTAAGTATGCTTCATTATCCTACTAGGGCTACTAGAGTAGAAAAGCTTAAAGAAAGGGGCATATTTGCTGTTTCGATGGATTCTATCAGAAATGATTTTCTTGAAAGAATTGTTGTTGATTATGAGGGTACATCAGGAAATGGAATTAATGTTGCATTTACAGAGCTTGCTAAAAGTTATAAAAGCGAAAATATTTGCGCGAAAAAACCTATAATTGTGAGCATAATGGGTATGGGACGAGTGGGACTTACGGCAGCGAAAATGGCAGGTAAATATGGTAATAATAAAGAAAGTGAAGCAATACTTAAGGAAAAATCGAAGGGTGTACTTGTTAATATGTTACCAAGAAATATAACAGATGATAAAAAACAGATGATAAAAATATTAGCAAAGACAGATATTTTAGTGGATGCAACTACTAGAAATGATGCGACAAAATATATTGTTACAAATGAACTAATCGGATATTTAAAGGATCATTCTATAATTTTAGATTTAACGTCAGACCCATACTTAACAGATGTTTTCCCTTTCCAGGTGAAGGCGGTAGAAGGTATACCACATGGAACATTAGATAAAATTGTTATGTACCCAAATGATATTGAGTATAGTGATGTGCCAAAGTGCATCGAAGTAATTAATCAAAGGACAGTTGTAAGTTGTAACGCATGGCCAGGGGTTAAACCAAAAGGTAACATGGATTTATATGGTAAACAACTTATATACATTATACAAAATCTTATAGGGTACTCTTCTAGCGACTTTAATTTAAATAACAATGATTACTTTAATAGAGCAATATATAGAGGAACTATTGAGTGTTTTGAAGAAAGCTTAAATGGCTATGAAAATGAGGTATCAGAAATAGTAATGTAA
- a CDS encoding chemotaxis protein has protein sequence MNTNNILLESGTGEVEILEFIINNKFYAINIIKVKEVINASNLTKLPESHPAIAGLTLYRDKIITLIDLRYVLEKQHKNEIESPIILCEFNKIEVAFSIDSIVGVHRIKWEQITKPDDISTNSLVIGNIVLSNKIILMLDFEKIVTDISPSTGISEDRIVDIDYKDRSNVKLVLADDSPLIRKLLNDTLIKAGFVNLKIFNDGKQALDYLLDLVSKKGIEFMEDVQVLITDIEMPQMDGHTLTRKIKEHVILRKLPVVLFSSLITSDLKHKGEAVGADAQLSKPEIAELVSCIDGFTNKTS, from the coding sequence ATGAATACTAATAATATACTCTTAGAATCTGGAACTGGCGAGGTTGAAATACTTGAATTTATTATAAATAATAAATTTTATGCAATTAATATTATAAAAGTTAAAGAGGTAATAAATGCAAGCAATTTAACGAAACTCCCTGAATCACATCCTGCCATAGCAGGACTTACGCTGTATAGAGATAAAATAATAACCTTAATTGACTTAAGATACGTTTTAGAGAAACAACATAAAAACGAAATTGAATCACCGATTATTCTTTGTGAATTTAATAAAATTGAAGTGGCCTTTAGTATTGATAGCATTGTAGGTGTTCACCGTATTAAATGGGAACAAATAACAAAACCAGATGATATATCTACTAATTCACTAGTTATAGGAAATATTGTTTTAAGCAATAAAATAATATTAATGTTAGATTTCGAAAAAATAGTCACCGACATCAGCCCTTCTACTGGAATTAGTGAGGACAGAATAGTTGATATAGATTATAAAGATAGGTCTAATGTTAAGCTTGTACTAGCCGATGATTCTCCTTTAATTAGAAAATTATTAAATGATACTCTTATTAAAGCCGGTTTTGTTAACTTAAAAATATTTAATGATGGAAAGCAAGCTTTAGATTATTTATTGGATTTAGTTTCAAAAAAAGGAATCGAATTTATGGAAGATGTCCAAGTTCTTATAACTGATATTGAAATGCCACAAATGGATGGTCATACCTTAACAAGGAAAATTAAAGAACATGTTATTCTAAGAAAATTGCCAGTTGTTTTATTCTCCTCATTAATTACAAGTGATTTAAAACATAAAGGAGAAGCAGTTGGTGCAGATGCTCAACTAAGCAAGCCTGAAATAGCTGAACTGGTATCTTGCATTGATGGATTTACTAACAAAACCAGTTAA
- a CDS encoding DEAD/DEAH box helicase, with protein sequence MVNCIVRRKMLTALLEGEVNLILNGGWIETTEGMHTFILWGESGETKCTRRGRKPKNALPLYEKMSSVIELRSIIKEQAVDIKHGKYKYDFESKDLLKREIRGIAFNNLDAFDMILNIDRNNLYEIELSGELKFWIIVAKFTAELIIKHKYLPSLTIDRVNKKVNSQWRWHTSDPKYIDKKKILCSNMPATCKSYFDLENQEFVYTNATKLVSNFMDCMIDSMVRSSCTGINNETNNLEDGLSNLSSNWMFSLFSELPDMPISTSDQIKILKEYKKWIEPIKIKNNNFKFRTCFKVNPPRREEDWTIEYLLQDKDDLSLMLPAKMIFEESVDTITYLNKKFNNPQERLLEDLAVASKIFIPIERSLYDSVPIECKLSEEEAYSFLRESAYFLKEKGFGIITPAWWKKPSRLSVKLKDKNHTTNTNLAVKSLFNMDTILEYDWRLALNGNEISEKEFDKISNLKVPFIQLRGQWVQVDIHQIKSLSKMKMNKGLNGKIPMGELLRLNLSDEEIVPGVSVDNMDNQEAVGNFFEKLFNLNNIEQVNIPKGFRGTLREYQKRGFSWLTFLRNHGIGACLADDMGLGKTVQSICLMLYEREKKLTDKPTLIICPTSVVGNWEREIEKFAPGLKSAIHHGNSRWSYENFSKEIHKNEVVITTYALIVRDRDLFQKEEWAGIILDEAQNIKNSASKQTQYIKTLKAEYKVALTGTPVENRLSDLWSIMDFLNKGYLYNWSTFRSEFAVPIERDGDPKKSNKLKKIISPFVLRRLKTDTNIIRDLPDKIETKEYASLTKEQATLYQAVVKDCLNKIDDSEGIQRRGLIISSLTKFKQICNHPVQFLKDNGEIEGRSGKLERLLEMLEIVIAEGDRSLVFTQFAEMGHILEAEIEKKLGVKTLFLHGGTSRKKREELINIFQNDTSEPMVFILSLKAGGLGLNLTKANHVFHFDRWWNPAVENQATDRAFRIGQIKNVHVHKFICMGTLEEKIDQMLERKQALAESVVSTNENWISEMSNKELRELFILEHDNKI encoded by the coding sequence ATGGTAAACTGTATAGTACGTAGAAAAATGTTAACAGCATTATTAGAGGGTGAAGTAAATTTGATATTAAATGGCGGATGGATAGAAACTACAGAAGGTATGCATACATTTATATTGTGGGGCGAGAGTGGCGAAACTAAATGTACAAGAAGAGGTAGGAAACCTAAAAATGCACTTCCACTATATGAAAAAATGTCTTCAGTTATTGAACTTAGAAGTATTATTAAAGAACAAGCAGTAGACATAAAACATGGAAAGTATAAATACGATTTTGAATCTAAGGATCTTCTTAAGAGAGAAATTAGGGGGATTGCTTTTAATAATTTAGATGCATTCGATATGATTTTAAATATAGATAGAAACAATCTTTACGAAATTGAGTTATCAGGGGAATTAAAATTTTGGATTATAGTAGCTAAATTTACAGCTGAGCTAATAATAAAACATAAATATTTACCATCATTAACTATTGATCGGGTAAATAAAAAAGTGAATTCTCAGTGGAGATGGCATACAAGTGATCCTAAGTATATTGATAAGAAAAAGATCTTATGCAGTAATATGCCTGCAACTTGTAAATCATATTTTGATCTAGAAAATCAAGAATTTGTGTACACAAATGCTACTAAATTGGTAAGCAATTTTATGGATTGTATGATTGATAGTATGGTTAGAAGTAGTTGCACTGGTATAAACAATGAGACTAATAATTTAGAGGATGGTTTGAGTAACTTAAGTAGTAATTGGATGTTTTCTCTTTTCTCAGAATTACCGGATATGCCTATTTCCACAAGTGATCAGATAAAAATACTAAAGGAATATAAGAAATGGATAGAACCTATAAAGATTAAGAATAATAACTTTAAATTTCGAACATGTTTTAAGGTTAATCCACCAAGACGAGAAGAGGATTGGACAATAGAGTATTTGCTTCAAGATAAGGATGATCTTAGCCTAATGCTACCAGCAAAAATGATTTTTGAAGAGTCTGTTGATACAATAACATATTTGAATAAAAAATTTAATAATCCGCAAGAGAGGTTACTTGAGGATTTAGCTGTAGCATCAAAGATATTTATCCCTATTGAAAGGAGTCTATATGATTCAGTGCCAATAGAATGCAAGTTATCTGAGGAGGAAGCCTATTCATTTTTAAGAGAATCAGCTTATTTTTTGAAGGAGAAAGGGTTTGGTATTATTACACCAGCTTGGTGGAAAAAACCTTCACGGCTTTCTGTTAAATTAAAAGATAAAAACCACACTACTAATACTAATTTAGCGGTAAAGAGTCTATTTAATATGGATACTATTCTTGAATATGATTGGAGATTAGCATTAAATGGAAATGAAATAAGTGAGAAAGAATTTGATAAAATATCAAATTTAAAGGTGCCATTTATTCAGTTAAGGGGTCAGTGGGTACAGGTTGATATACATCAAATTAAGTCACTTTCTAAGATGAAAATGAATAAGGGGCTTAATGGAAAGATTCCAATGGGAGAATTATTAAGACTTAACTTAAGTGATGAAGAAATAGTTCCTGGAGTTAGTGTTGATAATATGGATAATCAAGAAGCTGTTGGAAATTTTTTTGAAAAATTATTTAATTTAAATAATATAGAGCAAGTTAATATTCCAAAGGGTTTTAGGGGTACTCTTCGTGAGTATCAAAAAAGAGGTTTTTCATGGTTAACATTTCTTAGAAACCATGGTATAGGGGCTTGCCTTGCTGATGACATGGGGCTTGGAAAAACAGTACAAAGTATATGCCTTATGCTTTATGAGCGGGAAAAGAAGTTAACTGATAAACCAACCTTAATAATATGTCCCACATCTGTTGTTGGAAATTGGGAAAGAGAAATTGAAAAGTTTGCACCAGGTCTTAAATCTGCAATTCACCACGGAAATAGCAGATGGAGTTATGAAAACTTTAGCAAAGAAATACATAAAAATGAGGTTGTTATTACAACCTATGCGCTAATAGTAAGAGACCGAGATTTATTTCAAAAGGAAGAATGGGCGGGGATTATATTAGATGAAGCACAAAATATTAAAAATAGTGCGTCAAAACAAACTCAGTATATAAAAACCCTTAAGGCGGAATATAAAGTTGCATTAACGGGAACACCAGTTGAAAATAGACTATCAGATTTGTGGTCTATTATGGACTTTTTAAATAAAGGATATCTATACAATTGGTCAACTTTTAGAAGTGAGTTTGCAGTCCCAATAGAGAGGGATGGAGACCCTAAAAAAAGTAATAAACTGAAAAAAATAATTTCACCATTTGTATTAAGAAGACTTAAAACTGATACAAACATTATTCGCGATTTACCAGATAAAATTGAGACGAAGGAATATGCATCTTTAACAAAGGAGCAAGCTACTTTATACCAAGCTGTGGTAAAGGATTGTTTAAATAAAATTGATGATTCTGAGGGTATTCAAAGGAGAGGACTTATTATTTCTTCATTAACAAAATTCAAGCAAATCTGTAATCATCCCGTACAGTTTTTAAAGGACAATGGCGAGATTGAGGGTCGATCTGGAAAACTTGAAAGGCTCCTCGAAATGCTAGAAATTGTTATTGCAGAAGGGGATAGGTCACTGGTATTTACTCAATTTGCAGAAATGGGACATATTTTGGAGGCGGAAATTGAGAAGAAACTAGGAGTAAAAACATTGTTTTTACACGGAGGAACGAGCAGAAAGAAAAGAGAAGAATTAATTAATATATTTCAAAATGACACGAGTGAGCCTATGGTATTTATATTATCATTAAAAGCTGGAGGACTTGGTTTAAATCTAACAAAAGCTAATCATGTATTCCACTTTGATAGATGGTGGAACCCTGCTGTAGAAAACCAGGCAACGGATAGAGCTTTTAGAATAGGGCAAATTAAAAATGTGCATGTGCATAAATTTATATGCATGGGAACTCTTGAGGAGAAAATAGATCAAATGTTAGAGCGTAAACAGGCACTTGCTGAAAGTGTAGTGTCAACAAATGAAAATTGGATATCAGAGATGAGCAATAAGGAGCTCCGTGAATTATTTATATTAGAGCATGACAATAAAATATAA
- a CDS encoding SWIM zinc finger family protein yields the protein MTGRIRNEFGSNWWSKKWNNAISSFTESSTIDSGRECAREGNVLNLDFCIGEINARVQGSSEDSYKVNIKISAFTEDQWKKIMNVMVKKAIFCAKLLNGEMPENIEEAFKEGGVTLFPKKQIHLVSECSCSDVANPCKHIAAVHYMLGIEFDKDPFVILKLRGMDKENFLKALRTLRSGNEGEQVNRKAKIHRRSRKTIEDLKREFENFDRIDEDVLNMTFSYITPEVEHEVITTLGIPKFCMSDDEFKCKMTVAYTSTEEETRKYLSRK from the coding sequence GTGACTGGAAGAATAAGAAATGAATTTGGTAGTAATTGGTGGTCTAAAAAGTGGAATAATGCAATTTCTAGTTTTACCGAAAGTTCCACGATTGACAGTGGACGCGAATGCGCAAGAGAAGGCAATGTGCTGAATTTAGATTTTTGCATAGGAGAAATAAATGCAAGAGTTCAAGGCAGCAGTGAAGATTCCTATAAAGTAAATATAAAAATAAGTGCGTTTACAGAAGATCAGTGGAAAAAAATCATGAATGTTATGGTGAAAAAGGCTATCTTTTGCGCTAAACTTTTAAATGGAGAAATGCCAGAAAACATAGAGGAAGCTTTTAAAGAAGGAGGAGTAACTCTTTTTCCTAAAAAACAAATACATTTAGTAAGTGAGTGTTCATGCTCAGATGTTGCAAATCCATGCAAGCATATAGCTGCAGTTCATTATATGCTTGGAATTGAATTTGATAAAGATCCCTTTGTAATTTTAAAGCTTAGAGGCATGGATAAAGAAAATTTTTTGAAAGCACTCAGAACTCTAAGAAGTGGAAATGAAGGGGAACAGGTCAATAGAAAGGCGAAAATACATCGTAGGTCAAGAAAAACTATAGAGGATTTAAAACGAGAATTTGAGAATTTTGATAGAATAGATGAAGATGTGTTAAATATGACATTTTCATATATAACACCAGAAGTTGAACATGAAGTTATAACGACACTTGGAATTCCAAAATTTTGCATGAGCGATGATGAGTTTAAATGTAAAATGACGGTGGCATATACGAGCACTGAAGAGGAGACAAGGAAGTATTTAAGCAGAAAGTAA
- a CDS encoding ABC transporter ATP-binding protein, whose amino-acid sequence MKKLINLTKGNRVLYIVAIISIAAATFIAMLEPLIIKITIDSVIGNKPMDVIKPLQKIIMAVGGKEVLITNLWICALSLVTLTCIRGIFLFLSGNFSARAAENISRNMRVKLYDHIQNLPYEYHVKAESGDLIQRCTSDVETVRKFFATQMVEIGRAFFIVVFAIIMMLSLNKKMTIIAMVIVPIIFIFSYVFFYKIKSTFEKADEQEGVLTTILQENLSGVRVVKAFGRQNFEIEKYEKENIKYRDLNFKLVKLESIYWSSSDILCMTQIGLVLVSGIYFAVNGVISLGTLVVFNTYEGMLLWPVRQLGRVLTDMGKMSVSLKRISKILDTPVESEDGKALKSEIKGEIIFENVCFEYEKGNEILKNLTFKVARGETVAIVGPTGSGKSSLVHLLLRLYDYNSGSIKIDGIELKDIERKHMRSNVGIVLQEPFLYSRSIKENIKMAKIHSEDIEIYSAASVAAVHNVITNFDKGYDTVVGEKGVTLSGGQRQRVAIARTLVKDMPILIFDDSLSAVDSETDRIIRGKLKKRSENSTTFLISHRISTVMDADKIIVLNHGKIETIGTHEMLIKKDGIYKRIWEIQTNIDDFTDDAPVSYE is encoded by the coding sequence ATGAAGAAACTAATAAATTTAACTAAAGGTAATAGAGTGTTATATATCGTAGCAATAATTTCAATAGCAGCAGCTACATTTATAGCAATGCTTGAGCCTTTGATTATAAAAATAACAATAGATTCAGTAATAGGTAATAAACCAATGGATGTAATAAAACCTCTGCAAAAGATTATTATGGCAGTAGGTGGCAAAGAAGTACTTATAACAAATTTATGGATTTGTGCATTAAGTCTTGTAACATTAACATGTATAAGAGGTATTTTCTTATTCTTAAGTGGGAATTTTTCAGCTAGGGCTGCTGAAAATATATCAAGAAATATGAGAGTGAAGCTTTATGATCATATTCAAAACTTGCCATATGAGTATCATGTGAAAGCAGAATCAGGAGACCTAATTCAAAGGTGTACATCGGATGTGGAAACCGTTAGAAAGTTTTTTGCAACGCAAATGGTTGAAATAGGAAGAGCATTTTTTATAGTAGTATTTGCAATAATAATGATGTTGTCACTTAATAAAAAGATGACAATTATTGCAATGGTAATAGTACCGATTATTTTTATATTCTCATATGTGTTTTTTTATAAAATTAAAAGTACCTTTGAAAAAGCAGATGAACAAGAGGGTGTTCTAACAACTATTCTTCAAGAAAATCTAAGTGGAGTTAGGGTTGTGAAAGCATTTGGAAGACAGAATTTTGAAATTGAAAAGTATGAAAAAGAAAATATAAAATATAGAGATTTAAATTTCAAATTAGTAAAACTAGAATCAATTTATTGGTCATCGTCTGATATACTTTGTATGACTCAAATTGGTCTAGTTTTGGTTTCGGGTATTTATTTTGCAGTTAATGGAGTAATAAGTTTGGGTACTTTGGTGGTATTTAATACCTATGAAGGAATGTTATTGTGGCCAGTAAGGCAACTTGGTAGAGTTCTAACTGACATGGGTAAAATGTCAGTTTCACTTAAGAGGATATCTAAGATTCTCGATACTCCAGTGGAAAGTGAAGATGGAAAGGCTCTTAAGAGTGAGATCAAAGGAGAAATAATTTTTGAAAATGTTTGCTTTGAATACGAGAAAGGTAATGAGATTCTAAAAAATTTAACTTTTAAGGTTGCGAGAGGTGAAACAGTTGCGATTGTTGGGCCAACGGGGTCAGGTAAGTCATCACTTGTACATCTATTATTAAGGCTTTATGACTATAATAGTGGGTCTATAAAAATTGATGGAATAGAACTTAAGGATATTGAAAGAAAACATATGAGAAGTAATGTAGGTATAGTGCTTCAAGAGCCATTTCTTTACTCAAGAAGTATAAAGGAAAATATTAAAATGGCAAAGATACATTCAGAGGATATAGAAATTTATAGTGCAGCTAGTGTAGCTGCTGTGCATAATGTTATAACGAACTTTGATAAGGGATATGACACTGTTGTTGGAGAGAAAGGTGTTACACTTTCAGGAGGACAAAGACAAAGAGTGGCCATAGCAAGAACACTTGTTAAAGATATGCCAATACTAATATTTGACGATTCATTAAGTGCAGTTGATTCTGAAACTGATAGAATCATAAGAGGAAAACTAAAAAAGAGGAGTGAAAACAGTACTACATTTTTAATTTCTCACAGAATTTCGACAGTAATGGATGCAGATAAAATAATAGTATTAAATCATGGAAAGATTGAAACCATAGGAACCCATGAAATGCTTATTAAAAAAGATGGTATTTATAAAAGGATATGGGAGATACAAACAAATATTGATGATTTTACGGACGATGCGCCAGTAAGTTATGAGTAA
- a CDS encoding ABC transporter ATP-binding protein produces MDRIDKRKSTQKIDIGIWRKLFKYLSEFKNGLIFLALLMVGVAGIDVVMPLLTKYAIDNFIVKKTIDGLPIFALVYFCVIVFQGLNVRLFIIHAGKIETHLAYHIRKIGFKRLQELSFSYYDTSSVGWLMARMTSDVTKLSEIISWGLIDMVWALVMMAGFIGVMLYNNVGLTLICMSVVPVLFLIGMYFQKKILKSYRVVRKFNSRLTADFSEEVSGAKTTKTLVREEENLKEFKLDAGKMRNSSVKAAVFSALFLPIVISMGSLGVGFVLWIGGEKIIAGDLSYGTFVMFIAYTVQFFDPINRLAGTIAELQNAQASAERIIGLIETKPDIWDSKDVIKKYGDLFHSKRENWEKIHGDIEFKDVSFTYKNGEKVFKNFNLKVNKGETIALVGETGSGKSTLVNLLCRFYEPSNGEILIDGIDYRKRSLLWLQSNIGYVLQSPHLFSGTIRDNIIYGKLNASILEIENAAKLVNAHNFISKLDKKYDTQVGEGGGNLSTGEKQLISFARAILANPALFVLDEATSSIDTETEKMIQNAIEKVLKSRTSFVVAHRLSTIVSADKILVIRNGSITESGNHRELLKKKGYYYSLYTNQLLEDKEMESKEMFS; encoded by the coding sequence ATGGATAGAATAGATAAACGTAAATCAACTCAAAAAATAGATATAGGTATATGGAGAAAACTTTTTAAATATCTGTCAGAATTCAAAAATGGACTTATTTTTTTAGCACTTCTAATGGTTGGAGTGGCTGGTATCGACGTAGTAATGCCGCTACTGACTAAGTATGCAATCGATAATTTTATAGTTAAGAAAACTATAGATGGGCTTCCCATATTTGCATTAGTATATTTTTGTGTAATTGTTTTTCAAGGATTAAATGTAAGATTATTTATAATACATGCAGGCAAAATAGAAACACACTTGGCTTATCATATAAGGAAAATTGGCTTTAAAAGGCTTCAAGAGTTATCTTTTTCATATTATGATACATCCTCTGTGGGATGGCTTATGGCAAGAATGACATCGGATGTAACAAAGCTTAGTGAAATAATATCATGGGGACTAATTGACATGGTATGGGCACTAGTTATGATGGCTGGATTCATAGGAGTAATGCTTTATAATAATGTAGGATTAACACTTATATGTATGAGTGTGGTACCGGTTCTATTTTTAATAGGAATGTATTTTCAAAAGAAAATCCTTAAATCATATAGAGTTGTTAGAAAATTTAATTCACGATTAACCGCGGATTTTAGTGAAGAGGTATCTGGAGCTAAAACTACTAAAACACTTGTTCGTGAAGAAGAAAACTTAAAAGAGTTTAAATTAGATGCAGGTAAAATGAGAAACTCATCTGTGAAAGCTGCAGTGTTTTCTGCTCTATTTCTTCCTATAGTTATATCTATGGGTAGTTTAGGTGTGGGTTTTGTTTTATGGATAGGTGGGGAAAAAATTATAGCAGGAGATTTATCTTATGGTACTTTTGTAATGTTTATTGCCTATACAGTTCAGTTTTTTGACCCTATAAATCGTTTAGCTGGAACAATTGCAGAACTTCAGAATGCACAAGCATCTGCAGAAAGAATTATAGGTTTAATAGAAACAAAACCTGATATATGGGACAGTAAAGATGTGATAAAAAAATATGGAGATTTATTCCATTCAAAAAGAGAGAATTGGGAAAAAATACATGGAGATATAGAATTTAAGGATGTAAGTTTTACATATAAAAATGGAGAAAAGGTGTTTAAAAATTTTAATTTAAAGGTTAATAAAGGTGAAACTATAGCTCTAGTTGGAGAAACAGGTTCTGGTAAAAGCACCTTAGTAAACTTACTTTGTAGATTTTATGAACCGTCAAATGGGGAAATATTAATTGATGGTATAGATTATAGAAAAAGATCATTATTATGGCTTCAATCAAATATTGGATATGTGCTTCAAAGCCCACATCTATTTAGTGGAACAATTAGAGATAATATTATATATGGTAAACTTAATGCATCAATACTCGAAATTGAAAATGCGGCAAAGCTTGTGAATGCTCATAATTTTATAAGTAAACTTGATAAGAAATATGATACGCAGGTTGGTGAAGGTGGAGGGAATTTGTCAACAGGAGAGAAGCAACTTATATCCTTCGCTAGAGCAATACTCGCAAATCCAGCATTATTTGTCCTCGATGAGGCTACATCATCTATAGATACAGAAACAGAAAAAATGATACAAAATGCTATAGAAAAGGTTCTAAAAAGCAGAACTAGCTTTGTAGTTGCTCATAGACTTTCAACAATTGTATCTGCTGATAAAATTCTTGTTATAAGAAATGGAAGTATCACGGAATCAGGCAACCATAGAGAGCTATTAAAGAAAAAGGGGTATTACTATAGCCTTTATACAAATCAGCTCTTAGAGGACAAGGAGATGGAGAGTAAAGAGATGTTTTCTTAA